A window of Roseiflexus castenholzii DSM 13941 genomic DNA:
CAGTTCAGTAAGTATAGCAGGAATCGTAGCATTGTGGGTTGGTAAAGTGGCTTTGTGCTACGCTGCGGAGATGACCTCATACTGCGCCCCCTGGCATACGCTCACAACCTGATGAATGGTGCAGGCGTGTGTGGGCGTCTTACACGCGCGCGAATGGCAGGCCCATCAGGAAACTTCTCGGACCTGCGCTCGGATTTCGACCGGAGGGACGACCTCTGCGGTGCGTGTCAGATGAGTGGCGAATTTATCCCCCACGCTCCTGCCCCTCCTCCCCTGGCACATCCGCAGGTGGCGCATCGGCAGGCGATGGAGCAGGCGAGGTATCCGCCGACGGTGGAGCAGGCGAGGCGTCGGCAGGAGGCATCTCTGGCGGAGACTGAGGCTGAGCAGCCTGTTCGAGCGGATCGCGCCCCATCCAGAGGAAGGTGACATCGACAACGGCGCGGTCGCCCTTGATGCCGAAATCGTCCCACCAGATGCCATCGGCAATATCGATGGCTGTAGGGAAGCGCACCCGCCCATGCTGGGCGCGACCGTTGTTGTGCCCATCGAAGAAGGCGGCATGATCCTGGGGCCATCCCTGGCGCAGATCGCTGAAATATCGCTTTTCCTGCGGGTCCCAGTAATTGTCGCGCGTATTCCACGGTCCGACGTCGTACACCGGCGCGACGACGCTCCGACCGTTGTGGGTGATGCGCACCATGTATTCGCTGCCGCCGCGACTGGAGAGGACACACACGCACGGCAGCGCCACAAAGCGGTCACGTTTGACGATCCGATGTCCGTTGGCGGTGCGCCTGCCTACCAGCCCCAGGCGTGTGGCGTGGACGGTAAACGTTGGCGCGACCGGCGGCGGCTCGTTCTCGAAAGCGGCGAACGACGGCGCCGAATGCTCCGGCGTGAGCCGCAGGGATCGGAGCAATGGCGTGTCGCCGGTTGCCAGTAGACGCACGCGATATTGAGCAAAGCGCGCCGGTTGGTCAAACCGTGCAGTTGCGCCTGGCGCCAGATCGATGACCCATGGAGTCCAGCGCGCGTCATCGGCGCTGGCGCGCACATCGAGCGCCACCTGCGCGCCGCGTGGGACGCGAGTCTCATACGCAACGCGCAGGGTATCGAACACATGGGGATATGCGATTGCGTCGCTGATGAAACTGCCGAAGCGTCCAGCGCCGCCAAATGCCACCGGTGCGGGAGGCGCATCGGTGGCGAGCGCAAAACCGTCGCCGGGCGTGACGATAATGCCATCAGCGATGCCAGCCGGTTGCGGCGCGGCATAGGCAGGCAGCCCCGCAAGGCATGCGATCAGCAGCGCAAACGCGGCAACATCCCTGACCGGACGATGGACGACTCGGTGCATGCAGCCTCGTGGCTTTCCAATATTTCTAACCGGACTGGGGCGGATTATACCATACGTCCGCAAGCGGCATGCAACCGCCGCTTCACCGCGCCAGCCACCCGCCATCGACGACGAGTACGTGCCCATGCACGTAGTCGCTGGCGGATGACGCCAGAAAGATTGCCGCCCCTGCCAGATCGGCGGGAACGCCCCAGCGCCCGGCGGGAATGCGTTCGAGAATCTGACGGGATCGTTCAGGATCATCGCGCAGCGCCTGTGTGTTGTCGGTGACCATGTAGCCCGGGGCAATGGCATTGACATTCACCCCCAGATGCGCCCACTCATTGGCAAGCGCCTTTGTCAGGCCGGCGACGGCGTGCTTGGCAGCGGCGTAGGCGGGCACGCGAATGCCTCCCTGGAAAGCGAGCAGGGATGCGACATTGATGATCTTTCCGTGACCCTGGGCGATCATTGGACGACCAGCCGCCTGGCAGAGCGCCCATACTGCATCGAGGTTCACGTCGAGCACCGCGCGCCAATCGTTCCATCCATAATCAACAGCCGGGGCGCGCCGGATAATCCCGGCATTGTTAACGAGAATATCGAGCCGTCCAAGGCGCGTGATGGTTTCGCTCACCACCCCCTCGACCGGCGCCGTGCTGCTCAGATCGGCGGTCAGTGCAACGCTGCGTCGTCCGGTTGCGGCGATGGCATCGAGGGTAGCGACAGCATTCCCCAAACGCGAGACAACCGCCACGTCTGCGCCAGCCTGCGCGAGTGCGATGGCAATTCCCTGCCCCAACCCCTTATCGCCGCCGGTGACCAATGCCACGCGACCGTCGAGACGAAAAAGATCGAGCGCGCTGCTCATCGTGATCGCTCCGCCTGTTTGATCAGCGGCGCAGCCTTCTGCACCCAGGCGAGCGCCGGGTCGAACGCGACTGCCTGAGTACGCCCTGTGCCTGCAAGAAACCAGAGAAAATAATTCGTATATCCCGGCGCACTACAGGTGGTATGGTAGCCGTGCGGCGCCATGAAGATCGTCGAGTCGCTGATGGTGTAGGTCTGGTCGTAGCCGCGTTCAGGACTGTAATGACGGCACAACCCGAATCCTTCGGGAGGATTCACACGGAAGTAGTACATCTCCTCGTGGTGCGCCTCGTAGGGCAGGTTATCGACCTCGTGCTTGTGCGGCGGGTAGGTGCTCCAGTTGCCCGATGGCACGAACGTCTCGCCGACCAGCAGCCTCGCGGCAGGCAGTTCCGGTTGGCTGCTGGTCGTCAAAATGTTGGAGAGCGTGCGGCTGAAGTTCGCCGCGCCGGCATCGACCTGCACCACCATATCCGGCGTGATCACATACGGATCGGTCGCCAGGTCCGACGGCGCCGAGCAGAGTCCGGCGTCGAGCGTTCCATGCGCTGTGATCGTGTAGGCGCTACCTGCGGGCATGTAGACGGCGTATGGCTTTCCGGCGAATGGATTGGGACGCGCGCCAATCCGGGCAAACGTCTTCCCGGCAACCTGCACCGTACCGCGTCCGCCAAAAATGACGAGCGCCACTTCACGTCCGCCGGTCTCACCGGCGAAACTGGCGCCGTCAGGAAGGATAAGCCGGGCAAAATCGAGCAGAGTGCAGGGATTGACATCCAGCGTGTTGAGACCGGGATCGCTGCCGACACGGGTGAAAAAGGCGGTCATACGTTTACTCCTTTGGGTCTACGATGCCTCTCTGGCGTCACAGCATATCCAGGAGGAGAGAACATGCGCAGGCAAACTATATCACAGAGTGCAGCGCCATCTTTCGATAGCGTCTGCACAGTGTGTTGATGGGTGATGCAGTCTGTCGGAATAGACTAGACAAAAGGATGTCATGTCGCGCATCTGGCAACCGCGCGAGTCAAAAAGCAGGTTGAGCGAGGTTGTCGAAGAGGCGCTCTGCAATGGTCCTTGGTTACACGCCACGTCAGAGACTTTGCCGGCGTCGGCATATCGGTCATCAATTCCAGGGAGGAGGCTGAAGTTTCGCGCCGGGTGTGCGGGCGTCCCGCCCACGAGTCAATCCCTGGGACATCGTCCACTCGCATTGGCTGAGCCTGTCGAAGCCGACGCCGAATGATAGCGGTTGCAGCGTCGTTCACGTCTGGGTGACAGTCTAATCCTCCCAGAACGGTCGCGCCCACCGGCGGCGCACCAACTCAGCGCGCAGGTCGAGCATAGCAGTATACGTTGGCAGCGCATAGAGCGTTGCGCTGGCAGGCAATCGTTCGAGCGCCGCGTCCAGCGCGTCTGCCGGGTCATCCACGACGCTGATACATTCCGACTCAACCCCGGCATATTTCAGCCGCACCGCCATATCTGCCGCGCGCGTTCCGCCGATGGTCGCGCGCGCCACATGTCCCGCCAGGCGCTCGAATTCCGCGTCCCATAGCCACGAAACATCCGTTCCATCAGCATGGCGATCATTGATCAGGATAAGAAGGTGAAGCAGGGTTGAAGGATGAAGGTTATTGGTAGAGACATTGCACCGCGACCTTTCTGCTGATGCTGCGTCGCCCTGCAACGTCTCCGCCGCTTGCGCTGCGTTGCTCTGCAACGTTGCGACATGCGTTGAACGTTCAACATTCAACGCATCCGTCAGCATGCGAATGGTTTCGGTGGCGCCAACAGGGTTTTTGATCAGGGCGATCAGCAACGGGCGTCCGCCCGCATCAACCCGTTCGATACGCCCAAAAGCAGCGTCGAAATGTTCGAGCGTCGCGCGAATACGTGGCGCCGGAACGCCAAGTTCCAGACATGCCGCAATCGCTGCCAGCGCGTTGATCGCGTTGTACAAACCTGGAAGAGGCAGATGGAGTTCCATCGCACCTCCCGGAAACGTCAGGCAGAGCATGGACTCTTTCACACCATGGAGGTCCAACCGTTCCAGAGCATAGTCGGGTGTTGGGCGCGCCGCGCTGCACCTATCGCAGCGGTAATGCCCGACGTGCGCGTAGAAGAGCGCCGTGTAGCGGTATGGCGCACCGCAGCGACGGCAAAACCGGGCATCGCCGATCTGCGCCGCCGCCCCCGATGCGTAGCGTCGATCATTGAGTCCATAGAAGCGCACTTTGGCGGATAGTCCCTCTCCAAGCGCCGCGACCGCCGGATCATCAGCATTGAGCAAGACGGTTGTCGTGGCGGGAAGGCGTTCGAGCGCTGACCGCCACCCCTTCGCTACGGTATCCACTTCGCCGTAGCGGTCGAGTTGATCGCGGAACAGATTATGGAGCACAACCAGGCGAGGTGTGGTTTCTGCTGCGATGCCCGGAAAGGCGGCTTCATCAGTTTCGAACAGACCGATTCGCGCCGGGGAGCGTCCGCCAAACGACACACCCGCTAGCGCCGTTGCCGTTACGCCGCTGATCAGGTTCGCGCCGGCGCGATTATGGAGTGGCGCGCGTCCATCGTCCGCCAGCATCGCCGCAATCATCCGAGTGGTAGTCGTTTTGCCGTTGGTGCCGGAAACGAGCACAACTCCCTGCGGCAGCGCCACCGCCAGTTTCCGCAGCGCTTGCGGATCGACGCGCCGGGCAACGACGCCGGGGAGCGTCGTACCGCCGCCGCGCCGCAGAACGCGGCTGGCGACGCCGGTCGATTTACCGGCAGCGACCGCCAGCAACAGTCGGATATCAATCATAGACGCAAAAACCGGCTACCTCCCGGTCAACCCATGGCGAGCCGCCACAACTTCGGCAATAATACTGACGGCAATCTCCTCTGGAGAATCCGAACCAATCTTCAACCCGATTGGCGCATGCAGGCGCGCCAGTTGTTCTTCTGGCACCCCATCGGCGCGCAGGCGCTCCAGGCGTCTGGCGTGCGTCTTGGGGCTGCCCAGCGCCCCGACATAGCGCGCTGGCGAGGGCAGCGCCACCTTAAGCGCCGGATCGTCCAGTTTGGGATCGTGGGTCAGCAACACCACGAAACTGTTGCTCGTCAGGCGTCCAGGCAGCACTTCATCGGGCCAGGCATGGATCAGTTCGTCGGCATGGGCGAACCGCTCAGGAGTGGCAAAGGCGCCGCGCGCATCAATCACCACGGTGCGGAAACCAAGCGTCTTTGCAAACGTTACCAGCGGAATGGCAATATGCACCGCACCGACAATAAACATGGTCGGCGGCGGCGGATAGGTTTCGATAAAGACCTGCACGTCGCCATCAGCGACCGTGTAGGAGCGAATGCCGCTTTCGGCGCGCAGCAGCATTGCCAGCGCATCGCGCTCGACCGCTTCATTGAGGATCGAATCGCCCAGCGTGCCGAGCAACGCCTCACCGGGGCGCACCAGCAGCTTAGCGCCGATCTGCCCTGTTCCATCAATGATCGTCGCAACGGCGACCGGTTGCTCTGCGGCAAGGCATGCCTTAAGAGTGGTGTACAGTATCGTCATTGTGTGTTCCATTCATACGGCGCAGCGTGGCTACGCGCCTTCTTTCCGCAGGGCGCTCGAACCCGCGCCCTAAAACCGCTCATCGCCGCTGCGCTCTTCCGGGGTTTTCTTTCTACCCACTTCAGACGCCCGGTGCGTCTCCAGAGTTGCATCGATTGTCGTAGCGTCGCAGGCTACCAGTCCAGCGGCTCGACGAACACATCAATGATGCCGCCGCATGCCAGCCCCACATCCCAGGCATCGTCGTCGGCGACGCCGAAGTGCAACAACTGCGCTTTACCGGTCTTGATCGCTTCCTGGCATGCATCGAAGACCGCGCCCTCGATACATCCGCCGCTGACCGAGCCGATCATAGCGCCGCTCGATGATACTGCCATCTTTGCGCCGACACCGCGTGGCGCAGAACCAAGCGTCTTCACCACAGTGGCAAACGCCACACGCTCGCCGCGCGCACGCCATTGCTCGATTGCAGGAAGAACATCTTTCATCAGGTGTGCCTCACTGCTTGGAACTATCGCAAGGTTTCGCTCAGGGTTGTCGGTTCCAGTCCAACAGCGCGCAAACGATCAATAATGCCCGGCAACATGCCGGCCGTTGACGACCGTCCGTGCATTAACAAGATGCCGCCATCCGCCCACGCCGGATCAGCGACGGCGCGGTCGAGCCATGCCGGGATCGCTCGATCATCGGCGCTCCAATGGTACGGAATGTATCCTTCCGCCACAACTGCTGCAACCGCCTGCGCGGTATAATCGCCATAGGGAAAGCGGAAATGCGGTCTCGTGCTTCGGCCGGTGACCTCCAGAACAATCCGGTCGGTTTCACGCAATTCATTCGCCATCCCGTCGAGACCGATGCGTGAGAAGTAGGGATGCGTGAGCGAATGATTGGCAATCTCGTTTCCTTCGGCAACGATGGCGCGTGCTGCATCGGGGAAGCGTTTGACCCAGTTCCCCGTGACGAAGAACGTCCCTTTGACTTGACGCTGTCGTAATGCATCGAGGATGGCATAGAGCGTTGTATCGTCAATTTCGATATCGAACGTCAGCGCCACCTTCCCGGACGCCGGATTGCCGCGTCGCACCGGTTCCGTCAGCCCGGATGCCGCTTCGCCAGGATGGAACAACGGGATCGCCAGCGCTCGTTCAGGGCGGAGTGGCGCGTCGGCGTCAATCGCATTCAGTGCGGCAATGGCTGCTGTATCACTTCCCAATCGTGCTGCGATGCCGTCCAGCGTTTCCCCCGCAGCGACGCGATGAACCGTATACCCGATCGGCGCAGGCAACGGCGTTGGCGACGGCAGAGGGGAGGGCGTGGGTGTTGCCGATGGCGCGATGAACGACAGGGGCGCTGCCAGAATGCTCGGATGCCCGGAGGTGGGTGTTTCCCGAACACGCACCGTTGGCGGCGTAACTTGACGCGCATACGTGGCTTCCGGTGGCAAGGATGGCGATGGGCGGAACAGATACCCGCCAAGGATCAGCGCAACACCGACGGCGGTTGCCGCAACGAAAGGAAGCGGGCGGTTTGCGGAGCGCGGGCGCGCGGCGCGGCGCGGCAAGGGTTGGAACAGCACACCGGTATCAGGCGCAACCCGCAGCACCGGCGCTCCCCACAGGTCGCCGATCCGCGCCAGCGCCACGCGCCCGACCGTCACTGCAAGATCGACCGGCGCTCCCATCGCCAACTGATCGTAGCAGAGCGCCGCAAACCGAGCCGTATGGTCCGCCGGCAGCGGTGTACCGAACGCAATTGTGGCAGGAAGGCGCTCATCGATCAGCAACGCTGCACACAGCATTGGCGCAATATCGAGCGCCCGCCTGTCTCCTTCGCCGCCGGTCAGCGTTGCCAACCGCAGATTTGCCGCATCTGCCAGCAGATCGACCAGGTCGCCGGCGTCGAGTGCGCCACTCAGATCCAGTTCGAGACGCCGATCGGGCGTCAGCACAACACGCGCCGCCAGGTGCAGCACGTGGGGCATTTCTTCCACCAGCGCCCGCTGCAATGTCGAGGGAGAGGCATCCGGCACTGACCGCAGATCGATCCGAGCGGCGCGAATGCCGGGCGTCAGCGCGCGTTCGAGCGCATCCAGGCAGTGCGCATTGCCGGGCGACGCAATCGCCAGCACCCGCAGCGGTTCGCGGAGGGGCAGTGATTGTGGCGGCGAGACGCACCTTCCTGCACGCACCAGCGCATAATCGGCGCGCAGTGCTGGCGTCCAGACATGTGTGCTGCCCAGTGACAGATACTCCCAGGGAAGCGCGGCAAGTTCCGGTGTATTGATCTGCAACCGCACCTGAAGGCGAGCGCCATCCGCAGCGGCAGAACGCGCAGCATCGAGCAAGAGCGTGCGAATCGGCAGCGTAAACAGCGCTCGACCCAGCGCCCGCCCGACATCAGGAATGTTTGCGATCCGCTGCGCACCGGCATGGAGCGCCTGATGTCCCAGGTCGAACAGCGATCCTGCCAGGTGCAACTCCGACACGGCGGCACGTCCGTTGACGCGCGCGCGGACCGGGCATCGTCCATCGTCATCGAGTGGACCAATGGCGATGTGGAAGACAACAACCGGCATGGTTTTGATCGCGGTTCGATCCGAGGCTGACCGCATGGCTGTTCTCGCCAGGATGCTCTCTCATCAGTTCAATTGTACCATAGGACGGGTGTGTTTCTATCTTGTATTCTTCCGCCTGGGCGCGTGGGTCGCGGGCGGTGCGCGGGGCACGAGGTGCGGGGCACGAGGCGCGAGGCGCGGGGCCCGACAATGGCGTAGCGCGAGATTTATCTCGCATTTGTGGTGAGGCGAGAGGGGAGAGGGTCCCGACAATGGCGTAGCGCGAGATTTATCTCGCATTTGTGGTGAGGCGAGAGGGGTGGGGCGAGAGGGGAGAGGGGAGAGGGGCCCGACAATGGCGTAGCGCGAGATTTATCTCGCATTTGTGGTGAGGCGAGAGGGGTGAGGCGAGAGGGGTGAGGCGAGAGGGTCCCGACAATGGCGTAGCGCGAGATTTATCTCGCATTTGTGGTGAGGTGAGAGGCGAGAGGGGAGGGGCATGAGGCGAGAGGGGAGAGGGGCCCGACAATGGCGTAGCGCGAGATTTATCTCGCATTTGTGGTGAGGCGAGAGGCGAGAGGGGTGGGGCGAGAGGGGAGAGGGGAGAGGGTCCCGACAATGGCGTAGCGCGAGATTTATCTCGCATTTGTGGTGAGGCGAGAGGGGTGGGGCGAGAGGGGAGAGGGGAGAGGGTCCCGACAATGGCGTAGCGCGAGATTTATCTCGCATTTGTGGTGAGGCGAGAGGCGAGAGGGGTGAGGCGAGAGGGGAGAGGGGAGAGGGGCCCGACAATGGCGTAGCGTGAGATTTATCTCGCATTTGTGGTGAGGTGAGAGGCGAGAGGGGAGGGGCATGAGGCGAGAGGGGAGAGGGTCCCGACAATGGCGTAGCGCGAGATTTATCTCGCATTTGTGGTGAGGTGAGAGGCGAGAGGGGAGGGGCATGAGGCGAGAGGGGAGAGGGTCCCGACAATGGCGTAGCGCGAGATTTATCTCGCATTTGTGGTGAGGCGAGAGGCGAGAGGGGTGGGGCGAGAGGGGAGAGGGGAGAGGGTCCCGACAATGGCGTAGCGCGAGATTTATCTCGCATTTGTGGTGAGGCGAGAGGCGAGAGGGGTGGGGCGAGAGGGGAGAGGGGAGAGGGGCCCGACAATGGTGTAGCGCGAGATTTATCTCGCATTTGTGGTGAGGCGAGAGGGGTGAGGCGAGAGGGGTGGGGCGAGAGGGGAGGGGCGAGAGGCGTGGGGGTCAGAGGCGTAGGTCACGAGGTGCAGGGTCCGAGGCGTGGGGTTCAGAGGCGTGGGGTCCGAGGCGCGGGGCACGAGGTACGGGTTCAGAGGCGCGGGGCACGAGGCGCGGGGCGCGAGGCGTGGGGTCCGAGGCGTGGGGTTCAGAGGCGTGGGGTCCGAGGCGCGGGGCGCGAGGTGCGGGGCGCGAGGTGCGGGGCGCGAGGTGCAGGGCGCGAGGTGCGGGGCGCGAGGTGCGGGGCGCGAGGTGCAGGGCGCGAGGTGCAGGGCGCGAGGCGCGGGGCGCGAGGTGCGGGTTCAGAGGCGTGGGGTTCAGAGGCGCGGGGCACAAGGCGCGGGGCACGAGGCGCGGGGCGCGAGGCGTGGGGTCCGAGGCGTGGGGTTCAGAGGCGTGGGGCACGAGACGTGGGGCGGCGCACGGGGACGCGCGGAGCGCGGGGAGGTGGGGATGCGGGCGCGCCAGCGGCGCGCTTCTACCTGTCGCCTCTTGCCTCTCGCCTCACCACAAATGCGAGATAAATCTCGCGCTACGCCATTGTCGGGCCCCTCGCCCCTCTCGCCTCACCCCTCTCGCCTCTCGCCTCATGCCCCTCCCCTCTCGCCTCTCGCCTCTCCCCTCGCCCCCCAACCATCACCTCATACTCCTGCTTCGTCCGGCGCGCCACCACGGGCCAGTCGAAGGTCTCGCGCACCAGGCGAACGCTCTCTGCACCCCATGTTGCCCAGCGATCGCGCTGTTCCAGCGCCAGCCGTATGCGGGATGCCAGATCATCGGCATCGCCGGGACGCGCCAGATACCCGTTGCGCCCATTGAAGACCTTATCGGGAATGCCGCCTGCTACCGATGCGACTATCGGACGGCGGTGGATCATGGCTTCCAGCGTTACGAGTGAGGAGCCCTCGTAGAGCGTCGGGTGAACGACCAGATCGACCTCTTCGTAAAGGTTGTGCAGTTCGGCGTCGCTGAGCCGCCCCACGAAGGTAACGTGATGGATGATGCCAGCCCGTTGCGCCTGGCGTTCGAGCGCGCGACGCTCCTTCCCTTCTCCCACCAGCAACCAGCGCCAGCGCGATGGCAGACGCTCCCGCAGCCGGGTGAGTGCGTCGATCAGGATATGGTATCCTTTGTTGCGCTCCAGCCGACCAACGCTGAGAATCGTCAGGTCCTCCTCATCGAGACGAAATCGCTGGCGCAACGCAGCGCGCGTGGCGTCGTTGACCGGCGCCAGACACT
This region includes:
- a CDS encoding MurT ligase domain-containing protein, producing MIDIRLLLAVAAGKSTGVASRVLRRGGGTTLPGVVARRVDPQALRKLAVALPQGVVLVSGTNGKTTTTRMIAAMLADDGRAPLHNRAGANLISGVTATALAGVSFGGRSPARIGLFETDEAAFPGIAAETTPRLVVLHNLFRDQLDRYGEVDTVAKGWRSALERLPATTTVLLNADDPAVAALGEGLSAKVRFYGLNDRRYASGAAAQIGDARFCRRCGAPYRYTALFYAHVGHYRCDRCSAARPTPDYALERLDLHGVKESMLCLTFPGGAMELHLPLPGLYNAINALAAIAACLELGVPAPRIRATLEHFDAAFGRIERVDAGGRPLLIALIKNPVGATETIRMLTDALNVERSTHVATLQSNAAQAAETLQGDAASAERSRCNVSTNNLHPSTLLHLLILINDRHADGTDVSWLWDAEFERLAGHVARATIGGTRAADMAVRLKYAGVESECISVVDDPADALDAALERLPASATLYALPTYTAMLDLRAELVRRRWARPFWED
- a CDS encoding polysaccharide deacetylase family protein — its product is MRSASDRTAIKTMPVVVFHIAIGPLDDDGRCPVRARVNGRAAVSELHLAGSLFDLGHQALHAGAQRIANIPDVGRALGRALFTLPIRTLLLDAARSAAADGARLQVRLQINTPELAALPWEYLSLGSTHVWTPALRADYALVRAGRCVSPPQSLPLREPLRVLAIASPGNAHCLDALERALTPGIRAARIDLRSVPDASPSTLQRALVEEMPHVLHLAARVVLTPDRRLELDLSGALDAGDLVDLLADAANLRLATLTGGEGDRRALDIAPMLCAALLIDERLPATIAFGTPLPADHTARFAALCYDQLAMGAPVDLAVTVGRVALARIGDLWGAPVLRVAPDTGVLFQPLPRRAARPRSANRPLPFVAATAVGVALILGGYLFRPSPSLPPEATYARQVTPPTVRVRETPTSGHPSILAAPLSFIAPSATPTPSPLPSPTPLPAPIGYTVHRVAAGETLDGIAARLGSDTAAIAALNAIDADAPLRPERALAIPLFHPGEAASGLTEPVRRGNPASGKVALTFDIEIDDTTLYAILDALRQRQVKGTFFVTGNWVKRFPDAARAIVAEGNEIANHSLTHPYFSRIGLDGMANELRETDRIVLEVTGRSTRPHFRFPYGDYTAQAVAAVVAEGYIPYHWSADDRAIPAWLDRAVADPAWADGGILLMHGRSSTAGMLPGIIDRLRAVGLEPTTLSETLR
- a CDS encoding glycosyltransferase family 4 protein — its product is MHDFSPDALRVAMLARVVFPLHGFGGIERHVFHLTTHLARLGVRITLYVQTPHGHTLDLDDDPARPINPYADVLPGIERVMTLRYDYTSPALRPNSIAGRQINYPWYSWRLGRIAAAAARRGAYDVVHAQGLCAFGYGWIRVRDPLLRRVPFIANPHGLEEYRTPDWRKWLAYAPFRALYSYGTRCADRAIATDACTQDDLPRYLGVDPAKVVVIPSAIDADECLAPVNDATRAALRQRFRLDEEDLTILSVGRLERNKGYHILIDALTRLRERLPSRWRWLLVGEGKERRALERQAQRAGIIHHVTFVGRLSDAELHNLYEEVDLVVHPTLYEGSSLVTLEAMIHRRPIVASVAGGIPDKVFNGRNGYLARPGDADDLASRIRLALEQRDRWATWGAESVRLVRETFDWPVVARRTKQEYEVMVGGRGERREARGEGHEARGERGEARGARGPTMA
- a CDS encoding 5-deoxy-glucuronate isomerase, whose translation is MTAFFTRVGSDPGLNTLDVNPCTLLDFARLILPDGASFAGETGGREVALVIFGGRGTVQVAGKTFARIGARPNPFAGKPYAVYMPAGSAYTITAHGTLDAGLCSAPSDLATDPYVITPDMVVQVDAGAANFSRTLSNILTTSSQPELPAARLLVGETFVPSGNWSTYPPHKHEVDNLPYEAHHEEMYYFRVNPPEGFGLCRHYSPERGYDQTYTISDSTIFMAPHGYHTTCSAPGYTNYFLWFLAGTGRTQAVAFDPALAWVQKAAPLIKQAERSR
- a CDS encoding RlpA-like double-psi beta-barrel domain-containing protein — its product is MHRVVHRPVRDVAAFALLIACLAGLPAYAAPQPAGIADGIIVTPGDGFALATDAPPAPVAFGGAGRFGSFISDAIAYPHVFDTLRVAYETRVPRGAQVALDVRASADDARWTPWVIDLAPGATARFDQPARFAQYRVRLLATGDTPLLRSLRLTPEHSAPSFAAFENEPPPVAPTFTVHATRLGLVGRRTANGHRIVKRDRFVALPCVCVLSSRGGSEYMVRITHNGRSVVAPVYDVGPWNTRDNYWDPQEKRYFSDLRQGWPQDHAAFFDGHNNGRAQHGRVRFPTAIDIADGIWWDDFGIKGDRAVVDVTFLWMGRDPLEQAAQPQSPPEMPPADASPAPPSADTSPAPSPADAPPADVPGEEGQERGG
- the kduD gene encoding 2-dehydro-3-deoxy-D-gluconate 5-dehydrogenase KduD; the protein is MSSALDLFRLDGRVALVTGGDKGLGQGIAIALAQAGADVAVVSRLGNAVATLDAIAATGRRSVALTADLSSTAPVEGVVSETITRLGRLDILVNNAGIIRRAPAVDYGWNDWRAVLDVNLDAVWALCQAAGRPMIAQGHGKIINVASLLAFQGGIRVPAYAAAKHAVAGLTKALANEWAHLGVNVNAIAPGYMVTDNTQALRDDPERSRQILERIPAGRWGVPADLAGAAIFLASSASDYVHGHVLVVDGGWLAR
- a CDS encoding XdhC family protein; protein product: MTILYTTLKACLAAEQPVAVATIIDGTGQIGAKLLVRPGEALLGTLGDSILNEAVERDALAMLLRAESGIRSYTVADGDVQVFIETYPPPPTMFIVGAVHIAIPLVTFAKTLGFRTVVIDARGAFATPERFAHADELIHAWPDEVLPGRLTSNSFVVLLTHDPKLDDPALKVALPSPARYVGALGSPKTHARRLERLRADGVPEEQLARLHAPIGLKIGSDSPEEIAVSIIAEVVAARHGLTGR
- a CDS encoding XdhC family protein, which codes for MKDVLPAIEQWRARGERVAFATVVKTLGSAPRGVGAKMAVSSSGAMIGSVSGGCIEGAVFDACQEAIKTGKAQLLHFGVADDDAWDVGLACGGIIDVFVEPLDW